The sequence below is a genomic window from Glycine max cultivar Williams 82 chromosome 20, Glycine_max_v4.0, whole genome shotgun sequence.
agattgttaagaaggaaaatcattttgcaacaaaaagtgatatcaaaagagcactccttcttaaacaatctttctaccttctcctatcaagggaagcgtcccttagcaccgccatacctcttgagcttgaggttattcctcaagtaaaggagtttttggatgagggtttggttcgtaagagcttaaatccttgtgctttgttggtacccaaaataagtattatgaggcaccaaatccctatgataggtggtatgatgaatgtgttgagtggtgcaatcctcttttgtaaaatcactcatgcacccaacatcttcatgatttgtgtacatagggactcattaggtaggtttgttcttattttttgtttcaatacaaacttaggtgctcatatgggacaccttaggtttgtcataattttttgtaggaataattaacatgaaaataaagaaaaatgtatgttttattccattactttccttaactttttaaatagtgatcaagggcttcccatggaccctaagaaaataaaggtcattcctgagtggcctactccactatgtataagggaaatttggggtttcaatgacttaacaaacttttacaaaaggtttgtcccatatttttctatacttgtagcaccactcattgagttggtgaggaactatactctctcatgggaagatagtcaggaaaggggtttttagtccttaccctactctaacatatccaacatcactaatacatatgtttttattcgttttacaagtgttgaggaaagaatccctaagtttcaagaacctcttgatttgaggtcaaatccttttcaagggggagggaatgatgcaatcctacccccccaaggacattggatagaagactccaagaagattgggccagagatgcaagagaatgccttagggttctcatgagccttagggtagatttcgggcccatgagctaagaatgagctcacttatctttgtacatattagattaaggtttcattatttttgggccttgtatttagggctccataatgtaggtagggtaccctagaaatgtaggatttttcagcccttgtattttagggcacctagactagtttttgtattaggggtagttttgtaatttcacatgcattaagtgaatatttggtgtgtgttggaaaataaatttaattgaattgggagaagcccaatccaattaaattttagagggggaggtgagcatttgcttgctacatcccattgtcatatcatatagtcacactttgtgcatgtccttcatgctttacatgcctcatgacacctacgcacacttagtgaaaaatctttgacttgatcttggattagtaggcTGAATCATAGCTAAATTTCACTAATCAtagttagtgaaattttggctctaaaatttggctccacaaattcaatttcaaattcaagtaaaattttaataaaaattcaaatttccctctaattttgtgtgacacttaggttataaatagaggccatgtgtgtgcattttttcaattttgatcattcaaaaattaaacttcagatttcagagctcttttagagcacaaaatttcgtgctcttctcttcctctcccttcattcatctcctttttcctccaagctcttatcaatgacctcttatggtggtgagcttcttctagactcatcttctccttgaagtggcgtctcctctctctcttccttctccattccgctgccattcatcttccaagaagcaaagaaattcattgatgaagaagatcttaggcctacaagctccaatggagcttacatcatgtggtatcaagagtatcttcatctaggtgatgttcttttgcttcctttatctttttgttcggtgtattctctttaattttctgttcttcatcttattctccatgtatatcatgtgaaatccattgatgaagaagatcctaagcctacaagctctaatggagcttacatcacctaGTACCAAATTGTTTGCAACACCTACAAAATTGACCCAACGAGGATCCTCACTCCCTCCTAGTGCATTTGATTAGGTTTTGGGTCATTTTTATGGGATTTTGTCTCTTGAAGGGGATGATGGTCAAACACAAGTCAAAGCTCTTCAACATGTTGGATTCGAATTGGTCATGGACATAGGCGCAACAAAgccatttttttaacaaaggaCCTTGTATCTTCAAATGTCTTCTCAGATAGTGACGGTTTTTAGTTACCACTataataaactaattatttcaaaattcaagtGTTGAGAGAAGATTAACATTTCAAacgaaaaattaaaagaaaaaaccccccaaaatgagatattttaaaaacttaatttaccTAAATAAAACAACTACAAAACATAATTGATCAAAAGTGAtattgatcatatatatatcCGTCTTGAGGATGTGTATGAGAGATGATTTTTACTTTTGGACTAAgatgatttatttgtttttgtcgaGTTGAACTTCTCAAGCCCAACCATAAATTATTATCAAACATCTTttacatgaatttaaaaaacttCAATCTAGGTCTCATAACCAAGGTTCGggttttaatttttgtctttgaCGTAGAGTTACAATTAAATGTAtcattttatcttaaataaGTTAACTCAATCAAAGGAAATTAATTGACTGTGAAATAAAAACTCCGATTACCTcctagttataaaaaaaactagaaacaatatttatttatttttatttatttaatctcaAAACAAGTGCCCCAATCTCGTTTCAAATTTCATACTAACTAGATTCTTCTCGCTACTTAAACCTAGCTAATGAATAGTGTAGTATTGCAATCTGAATCTCTCAACGTGATGAAGCATTTCACAACTGGAAATCACCCAAATACTTTAATGCAAAGATCCAAAGTCCACTTGATTTGTAAGTGAGTGTGCAAGTAACGGACAACGCCCCCACCCAATGCACATTTTTAGCTGGCAAACCTGTCTCTAATTtcttttccatatttttttgtttatacatattattttctttttcatttataggGAATCCCCACCTGATCGATTgtcacaaaaattataatttgatacCCATCGTTAGATTACCTTTGAACTTGGAGATAAATATAGTGTTACCTGTTACACACACGCATCTCGTGAACAAAATGGAGAGAAttattgaatttcttttttctttttggcacATTTCATACGCATTATATTCCTTCTCTTCTCTCCTTGAATAGAAATACATGATTGCCGTCCACCATATGTTTTGGGATTCTTAAATCATAACCATATAGCATTATATTGATGAAACAATTACAATTCcttgggaaaaagaaaaacaatttccTATAAACAGTTACTTTATAGGAAATTAAACCCCGCGCAGGtgcacaaataaaataaaaaaccagataaattaaaagaagaaaaaaaaactaaagtacTAATATCTATCAATAGTTACATTTCcttgggaaaaagaaaaaaaaaagctcaagAAGAGTATGACCGTGTACATTACTAAGTTATCTTTACTTGTGGGTGGTCACATTATGCTAGGGAGCAGTGCACATAACATAGGAAGAATCCAATAATTATGAGGGAAAATTTTGAAGTTAGGTGAGGTGAGGAAGAAGTAGAGGGAGCCATGGGAATGTTGCCAAATACAGTTGGGTAAGAGGGTGCGTTTAGAGGCAATGAAGTTGGAGCAAGTGCGTTCGTGTTTCCCCCAACCCCCACGGTTATATGAagcttttgattcttttggCAATGACCAGCCTCTCCACTGGTGAAGTAGAAGTCACCCTCTGATGTAATGTTTAACAACGAGTTACCATTGTTCATGTACAAAATCGGATCTTTAAGGTTGCAGCTCTTGTAGGATTCCTCTGTTACTTGAATCACTGAATCTTGACTTGGTGGGTATAGAAACACTACACATATATACAAAAATgagctaattaattaagaattaacatgTTATTGTGATATAAAACTACTTATAAAGTAAAAAGGGAAATGAATCGAGATATAAGGTTGACTTATGAAGTGAATTTGAGggtaaaaaggaagaagaaaaagagagatcaCGACTTCGAATATTTTTAccaatatttctaataaaattgacatttttccattaaaaaaggaaagaaagaggaATGGATATGAAGGAAGAACTTACGGAGGGAATCACCAATGCTGAGGTAGTGGTATTTGGACCATTTGTCGTATAGTTGTGAACTTGGTGAAATGGGGATTCCCCAGGAATCTAGATCTCCAACTTTGTACTGGTAGCACCGCACCTTGGTTTGGATTTGGACCAACGTAACCAAGAGAGACACCAAAAAGAGGTTAAATCTAGGATTTCTAAGATTGGTCATTATGGTTCTGATCACTCCTCACGCAAACTTGGATTTTCTTAGATTTAAGAGCCGATCAAATGAGGAGGGGGGAAAGGGAGACATGTAATTGGCCATAGTGTGCCCACTGCAAGCTTTTGATAATGACATCACAAAGTTCCCCTAAATGTCAATTTACCTTAGTGCCCTCTTCCCCCTAACCCAACCATTGAACATTTTAATAGTGCCATTTCATTTATCTAATTGGCTGccaaatatttatttcttataaagaGCCCAAGTCAAATATTATTCAGTATatgaacaaaaaatcaaatttaatggtTTGGGTAAAGATAAGCAATGAGACTGAGGATTTGGTAAGAGTAAGAACTAAGAATAAGAATGGCTATACCATTATTGAGCTTGAGGGACATAAAAATGGCATGAGGGTTAAGACTGGAAAACAGATCAATTATTATAACGCGTGTAATTGGCACATGTGCCAGCTGACAGTTTATATGGTTTGTAAGGTTTTGTAGTTTAACTGTGTGTGACATTGTAACATTATCATGTGCTGTGGTGCATAGTTATGGCACGAAGCAAGCTGTCCAGGCATATCACATGGTTTACGAAATGGGATTGCGCGAatgcaaacaaaacaaacaagagCAGATTTAGAACAAAAAACCTAAATCACACCTAAGATATTTATGACCCATAACAATGCTTGCATGGACTTTTGATTATTGAATGTTGTATAGAGTATACCCGTTAATCTACACCACATATGGTCTAATTCTTATTTCGATGTCTCATTGTTGACACTTGACACCCTTTTCAATTAGGCCAATTGGAACAATCAAAGCAAAAAACAATGATCTCcatctaaatatttaattaagtctTTCAAACATTTTGAATATTTAGGGAGGATAAAACAATAAgcataaaatattagaaatactTCTTAACTCATTGATTAAATATGTGAATACAAGAGAGTTTTATATAGACTTGTTTTTCCCTATAACGGTAGAATAAGAAGGAATCTAGTCATAGgataaaaaggtaaaaacagaaaacatgtGCAAGGACAATACACAGCTAAtgacaacaaaataataatggaAAAATCTAGAAAGAAGATTCTAGAATTACATGATCCTTCTAATAGGACAAGTATCTGATCATGTGTGGTCCTTGAGCTGAGGTATATGCTGCTCTTGTTGATATTTTAATACCCCTCACAAGCTAGAGGTGCAAAGATGTCCTACAGCTCTAGCCTGAAAAGGTTGCTTCTGAATAAGCTTGGCAGAAGTGCTTTAGTAAAAATATCAACAATTTGATTGCTGCTAGAGACATGCAACAACTTCATGACTCCTTGTTAAAGCTTTTCTCTTACTATGCGACAATCTATGTCAAGATGCTTGGTGCCTTCATGGAAAACCAGAGTTGCAGCAATATGGATGGCACTTTGATTGTCACAATACAAAACTAGAGGGCAAGAACATGTGATGTGGAGATCTTGTAGGAGAAAAATGAGCCATTGCAATTCACTAGTAGTTGACGCCAAAGTGCAATACTGGGCCTTAGAAGAAGATCTTGAGATTGTGTCCTGCTTTTTAGTTTTCCATGATACAAGAGAGTTTCCTAAAAAAAGCAATACCCTACAACAGATTTTCTTAAATCAAAGCATGTTGCCTAGTCAACATTGGTAAAGTCTTACAAATGAATTGAAGATGTTCTATTAAAGAACAACCCTTAACCAAGAGAGCCTTTTAGATAACGTAACACCCTATGAGTAGCTGGAAGATGAATTTGAGTAGGATTTGACATGAATTGGCTTAACTGTTGGGTGGAAAACATAATATATGGACGAGTATTGGTAAGATATATTAAGTGTCCAATTAATCTTTTGTAGGGTAGAGGATCAACTAATTCTTTTCCTAAATCCTTACTAAGCCATAGTGAACTATCCATTGGAGTGGAATAAGGCTTGGATCCAAGCATGCCTGATTTAGTAAGGAGGTTCAAACAGTACTTGTGTTGGCACAAAGAAATTCCGTTGGATGAATATGCAACCTCGAGACCAAGGAAATACTTCAATAGACCCAAATCCTTGATTCAAAAGTGGGAATCAAGAACTTGTTTGATTGTGACCATTTCAGCTTGACAATGTCTAGTTAATACAATGTCGTCAACATACACAATTAAGGCAGTGAGATTTGTCTTCTCAGCTTTTATGAACAAGTTGTGATCAGAGTGTGCTTGTTTGTATCCACAAGACATTAACAAAATGGATAGCTTGTCATACAAGGCCCGGCTTGTCAGGCCATATAAAGATTTTAATAACTTGCATTTAGAAGGTGAGGCATTTTCAATACCAGGAGGAATTTTCATAAAGACATCCTCTAAAAGTTCTGCATGAAGGAAGGCATTGCTAATGTCCAGTTAATGAAGTTCTCATTGATTGATAGATGCAATAGCAAGGATCCCCCAAATAGTtgttgatcgaggccgtacccgaatcaaataaacattaaaatgtagtaactaggaagtgattctaggtcgtttcccaacgagcaatgataaaccaaatgttcataacagataataggaaatagtaacaaattggggggggggggggctgtttgcttttgtaaattaaatagcgagtaaaattgaattagaaaaatatcagaattaaaatacgttgtttccccttgattcacaagcaagtctcttatcctaggttgcgagaatttatccatTATCAATTTAACCACTTAattcaaccctaaattaaattactaagcgaaattcaacataaggcattcattatgtgattaagcatcacatacaccaattactcataaacgatcattaagcatgaatgtaaattaagcacagagacaattaatcaagcactaagcatgcatgaattaatagcaacaaattcagagtagttagtgaagaggaaaaaaattgaacagaatttaacagtaataatagaacctcaaagagaactgtgtttgatcctcaagagaaaacaacgttgcgGACTTAGcattccattaatcaaatagagaacgaaattttattgataaaactaaaagtctgaactggaattgtaaaaaatgaaaataaaagagaaagagaagagagactaaaactataaacgaaaaatagaagagagagaggagagagagctaaactagaaccttggtgctgttatatagtttttcaaccccaaagcttacaaatctattttaaatccaagcccataagtaaaatcaaatcaaatctagataagataagatctagatgaaataatatctagatgagatcaaatctaaataatatctagataagataagatctaattttgtagaataaattagtctgccctcttcaagtccaagcccaattctggattcaagcccaagctcaattctagattcaagcccaaagcttcattaattcctgaaattagattaaaaacatcaaattagctgagtgggcccaaataataaaactgcctaattaatttgacaattaagactaatcagtacttaaaatggtgcaaaaaggattaagaaataggagaaaataatggcacatcagttGCCATTTTCACTATAGGGGAAAAAGTCTCAAAGTCCTTAATTGCTTTAGTTTGGGAGAAACCTTTAGCTACAAGCCACACCTTGTACCTCTCAATACTCCCTTCTGGatttctcttgatcttatccACCCATTTGCATCCAATGGGTTGGACATTGGGAGGAGTCTCAACAACAGTCCAGGTTTCATTCATAATCAAAGCTTCAATTTCAGCCTTCATTACATCCCTCCAACATTGTTTTTGAAGGGCTTTCTGATAACTTAAAGGCTCAATGTCAGCAGATAAAGACATTAAATAATGATTATGCGAATTAGAAATAGAAGAATAAGACATAACAAAATGTAATGGATACAAGCAATTTGATGAAGTTTGAGTAATAAGATTGTAGTAACAGTCAACGAGGTTGATAGGGGGTTTATCGATTCAAATGGAGCGACGTGGAGGGACAAGTTGAGGTAGGGCTCTATTTAAGGGTGGGTAAGAAAATGAATCAGAATTAGGATGAGGCAAAGTGTCATTTTTAGAAATCGAGGGTGAGGGCGATTTGGATGAGGATGCACAAGTGTGACTTAGACGAAGGCAAATTGGGCTCGCTATTTATGGATTCAGGTATAGTTGTTGCTTGGGGCACTCGGCATTTttgctggggcacccagcaacATGGGTGAAAGGTCTAAAATGCCCTTCACCCTTTCTTATAAAAGGCAATAGTGACTCGTCCGTACAAGTCACTATTCATTCTTCTTTCTCGcgccctttcttcttcttacgaactgcttcttcttcctcttttctccGGTGCTTCTTCTTCGTCTCTTCTCCGGCGTCAGTGGTTGTTGTTCCTCTTTTCTCCGGCAGTGGTTCTTGTTCCTGTTTTCGTGGTGGTCCGTGGTTGTTGTTGTGGTGCTTTCGTCTTCTTCGGCCGTTGTTCCTTTGGTCTTCTTGATTGCCTTAAGGTTAGTGAATCCTTCTCCTTAGCTTTTCTATATTGTATTGTTGTGTTTTGGTTAGCATTGGTTGTGCgcctgatgtgtcattattttctcctatttcttaaccctttttgcaccattttaattactgattagtcttaattgtcaaattaattaggcagttttattatttaggctcattcagctaatttgatgtttttaatctaatttcaggaattaatgaagcattggacttgaatccagaattgggcttggacttgaagagggtagactattttattctaccaaattttatcttatctagatattatttagatttgatctcatctagatattatttcatctagatcttatcttatctagattttattttatttatgggcttggatttaaaacagatttgtaagctttggggctgaaaaactatataacagcaccaaggttctagtttaagcccttttctccctcttctcttctctctctcctctcctctctctctttttcattttagttttagagtgctactctcttttccattttagtcacttttcattttagcaataaaatttcattctctattgattaatggaaggctaagtctccagcgttgttttctcttgaggaccaagcacaattctctttgaggttctattattactattaaattctgatcagtttttcctcttcactaattactctgtatttattgctattaattcatgcatgcttagtgcttgattaattgcctctgcacttaatttacgttcatgcttaatgatcgtttatgattaattggtgtatgtggttcttaatcacataataaatgccttatgttgaatttcgcttagtaatttaatttagggttggattaagtggttgaactgataaagaataaactctcgtaacctaggataagagacttgcttgtgaatcaaggggaagcatcgtgttttaattctgatattttctaattcacatctattcacTGTTTAatctacaaaagcaaacaactcccccccccccaattcgttactattttcctactatctgttatgaacatttggtttatcattactcgttgggaaacgacctaggatcacttcctagttactgcattttaatgtttatttgattcgggtacggcctcgatcaaatttggcgccgttgccggggagcagtgtccaaaggttcataatagctagtgatttatgttttatgtttagttgttttatgctttcgtgtgttgtgttagtgttgtgttagtgttgcgttagtgttgtttagtgtcttgctattttgtttagtgtggtgttttgtttagtttttttgttcagcgcttcccctatttcagtttttgtgttttgctcTGAATAGTACTTTGCGACAGATTTAGCAACCACTTTTGCTGATCTGGAAAGCAGAGTAGTAGTGCAAATCCCTTAGCGACTGAATTAGTGACTGCTGctgacaatttaattggcgatttttgttttgatagttagggttgttatttttggctgaattttggtgtggtaggttcttttgactcatattttgtgtgaaaaataccaggaacacttgtTGTGGCCAGatttgagaacttgtgtttagcaaaacttcaaacaaccataacttttgctccaggtatcagaatgactatttttatatatgtatgtggggtagaaaaaaatttcccatatcgTGGCATCCTTCCAAAGGCTGGCTGAGGTCTCTAGCTAGCCAAACTCGCctgtttactagtttttttttatttttcaagttttattgttttatttttctaaactttccttaggtagtttccatagttagactttgaatttttgcctgaaAATTTGTGTgccatcttttcatgattttagggtgttgctcaaaaaactttcaagtcatttggatatcatttgagggtagctatAGGTCAAACCTacattgttacttgcataagaaggcaactagttgtgcatgctgaatgtagtgtatgactagagacAATCCATCtaacttacaaccctttgatcctgagatagataggacatttcatagattagttaggcatcattttgtaccttttgagcatcctgagcattctgttattggtgagaCTAAGCATTTTGTGGTTGGTAATTTTaaacatcctgattttgagcattatagttttgagcattctgattttgagcattctgagaacatggcccaacctccaccccgtgagaggactctaagggaaatggctgcacctgatttcacctacgaaagcttgtgcatccaataccctgatgaggatgtcccatatgttcttaaaactggactgatccatttgcttccaaagtttcatggccttgcaggtgaagacccgcacaaacatctgaaagaattccatattgtttgctccaccatgaaacccccaaatgtccaggaggatcacatatttctgaaggcttttcctcattctttagagggagtggcaaaggactggctttattaccttgctccacggTCCATCatgagctgggatgacctcaagagagtattcttagaaaaacatttccctgcttccaggaccatgaccatcagaaaggatattttaggCATTAGGCAACTCAATGGGGACaacctatatgaatactgggagagatttaaaaaactatgtgccagctgccctcaccaccagatttctgagcagcttcttctccaatattatTATGAAGGACTCactaacatggagagaagtatgataaatgttgccagtggtggagcccttagagacatgacccctgttgaagccataaatttaattgagaagatggcttccaactcccaacagtttagtgtcagaaatgatgctattgtcattagaggagtgcatgaagtagccacgaattcatcttcatcagctgaaactaagaagcttgggggtaaactagatgccttggttaacctggtaacctagctggccttgaatcagaagtttgtacctgtcgcaagacTCTATgatttatgctcctctgccgaccaccacacagacctttgcccttctgtgcagtaatttgaagcaattgaacagcctgaagcttatgctgcaaacatctacaatagacctcctcaacctcagcagcaaaatcagccacaatagaacaattatgacctctccagcaacaggtacaatctcgggtggaggaatcatcccaaccttagatggtcgaatcctttacaacagcagcaacaacaacaacaaccttattttcataatgctgctggcccaagcagaccatacgttcctccaccaatctagcagcagcaacaacaacaacaacaacaacaacaaccccaaaaacagcaaacagttgaggctcctccgcaaccttcccttgaagaacttgtgaggcaaatgactatgcaaaacatgcagtttcaacaagagaccagagcctccattcagagcttaactaatcagat
It includes:
- the LOC100792701 gene encoding mavicyanin, whose translation is MTNLRNPRFNLFLVSLLVTLVQIQTKVRCYQYKVGDLDSWGIPISPSSQLYDKWSKYHYLSIGDSLLFLYPPSQDSVIQVTEESYKSCNLKDPILYMNNGNSLLNITSEGDFYFTSGEAGHCQKNQKLHITVGVGGNTNALAPTSLPLNAPSYPTVFGNIPMAPSTSSSPHLTSKFSLIIIGFFLCYVHCSLA